From a single Canis aureus isolate CA01 chromosome 5, VMU_Caureus_v.1.0, whole genome shotgun sequence genomic region:
- the SMIM33 gene encoding small integral membrane protein 33 isoform X2 produces the protein MHQAGHHPWSSPAVNSSAGQEPQKQLPEVLGGAWGPPLGDGLPLLTIIVAAFVLLAVCIVVAVHFGPRLHQGHATLPTEPQAPKPEDGIYLIHWRILGPQDNHEDAQQEPPASGSCLVPDGPRLSVDEVTYL, from the coding sequence GCTGGCCACCATCCCTGGTCTTCTCCAGCTGTGAACAGCTCAGCAGGGCAGGAGCCACAGAAGCAACTCCCAGAGGTGCTTGGTGGGGCCTGGGGACCACCTCTAGGGGACGGGCTGCCCCTGCTCACCATCATTGTTGCTGCCTTTGTCCTGCTGGCAGTCTGTATTGTGGTGGCTGTCCACTTTGGGCCAAGACTACATCAGGGCCATGCCACTCTCCCTACAGAGCCACAAGCCCCAAAGCCGGAGGACGGCATCTACCTCATCCACTGGCGAATACTGGGTCCCCAGGACAATCATGAAGATGCCCAGCAGGAacctcctgcctctggctcctgcCTTGTGCCAGATGGACCTAGGCTCAGCGTGGATGAAGTCACTTATCTGTAG
- the STING1 gene encoding stimulator of interferon genes protein isoform X1 has protein sequence MLQASLHPSIPRPRGTRAQKAALVLLAVCLGALWGLGELPEHILQWLVLHLASLQLGLLFKGVCYLTEELCHLHSRYQGSYWRATRACLGCPIRCGALLLLSCYFYGSLPNIAGLPFTWMLALLGLSQALNILLELQGLAPAEVSAVCEKRNFNVAHGLAWSYFIGYLRLILPGLPARIQALHKNMLQGIGSHRLHILFPLDCGVPDDLSVVDPNIRFLYELPQQSANRAGIKRRVYTNSVYELLEKGQPAGICVLEYATPLQTLFAMSQDGRAGFSREDRLEQAKLFCRTLEDILADAPELQNNCRLIVYQEPAEGSSFSLSQEILRHLRQEEREVTMGSMDTSIVPTTSTLSQEPNLFISGLEQPLPLRTDVF, from the exons ATGCTCCAGGCTAGCCTGCACCCATCCATCCCACGGCCCAGGGGGACCAGGGCCCAGAAGGCAGCTTTGGTCCTGTTGGCTGTCTGCCTGGGAGCCCTTTGGGGGCTAGGGGAGCTACCGGAACACATTCTCCAATGGCTGGTGCTCCACCTGGCCTCCCTGCAGCTGGGACTGCTGTTCAAGGGGGTCTGTTATCTGACTGAAGAGCTGTGCCATCTCCACTCCAG GTACCAGGGCAGCTACTGGAGGGCTACACGGGCTtgcctgggctgccccattcGCTGTGGGGCTCTGCTCCTGCTGTCCTGCTATTTCTACGGCTCCCTCCCAAACATAGCTGGCCTGCCCTTCACTTGGATGCTTGCCCTCCTCGGCCTCTCACAGGCACTAAACATCCTCCTGGAGCTCCAG GGCCTAGCCCCAGCTGAGGTCTCTGCAGTCTGTGAAAAAAGGAACTTCAACGTGGCCCATGGGCTGGCATGGTCATACTTTATTGGGTACCTGCGGCTGATCCTGCCAG ggctcccaGCCCGGATACAGGCATTGCACAAGAACATGCTACAGGGCATAGGGAGCCATCGGCTGCACATCCTCTTCCCATTGGACTGTGGGGTGCCTGATGACCTGAGTGTGGTCGACCCCAACATTCGCTTCCTATATGAGCTGCCCCAGCAAAGTGCTAACCGTGCTGGCATCAAGCGCCGGGTTTACACCAACAGCGTCTATGAACTTCTGGAAAAAGGGCAACCG GCAGGTATCTGTGTCCTGGAGTATGCCACCCCCTTGCAGACCCTTTTTGCCATGTCACAGGATGGCCGAGCTGGCTTTAGCCGGGAGGATCGGCTTGAGCAGGCCAAACTCTTCTGCCGGACACTTGAAGACATCCTGGCAGATGCCCCTGAGTTGCAGAACAACTGCCGCCTCATTGTCTACCAGG AACCTGCAGAGGGCAGCAGCTTCTCCCTGTCACAGGAGATTCTCCGGCACCTgcggcaggaggagagggaggttaCTATGGGCAGCATGGACACCTCGATCGTACCCACCACCTCTACACTGTCCCAAGAGCCCAATCTCTTCATCAGTGGCTTGGAACAGCCTCTCCCACTCCGCACAGATGTCTTCTGA
- the STING1 gene encoding stimulator of interferon genes protein isoform X2 produces the protein MLQASLHPSIPRPRGTRAQKAALVLLAVCLGALWGLGELPEHILQWLVLHLASLQLGLLFKGVCYLTEELCHLHSRYQGSYWRATRACLGCPIRCGALLLLSCYFYGSLPNIAGLPFTWMLALLGLSQALNILLELQGLAPAEVSAVCEKRNFNVAHGLAWSYFIGYLRLILPGLPARIQALHKNMLQGIGSHRLHILFPLDCGVPDDLSVVDPNIRFLYELPQQSANRAGIKRRVYTNSVYELLEKGQPDGRAGFSREDRLEQAKLFCRTLEDILADAPELQNNCRLIVYQEPAEGSSFSLSQEILRHLRQEEREVTMGSMDTSIVPTTSTLSQEPNLFISGLEQPLPLRTDVF, from the exons ATGCTCCAGGCTAGCCTGCACCCATCCATCCCACGGCCCAGGGGGACCAGGGCCCAGAAGGCAGCTTTGGTCCTGTTGGCTGTCTGCCTGGGAGCCCTTTGGGGGCTAGGGGAGCTACCGGAACACATTCTCCAATGGCTGGTGCTCCACCTGGCCTCCCTGCAGCTGGGACTGCTGTTCAAGGGGGTCTGTTATCTGACTGAAGAGCTGTGCCATCTCCACTCCAG GTACCAGGGCAGCTACTGGAGGGCTACACGGGCTtgcctgggctgccccattcGCTGTGGGGCTCTGCTCCTGCTGTCCTGCTATTTCTACGGCTCCCTCCCAAACATAGCTGGCCTGCCCTTCACTTGGATGCTTGCCCTCCTCGGCCTCTCACAGGCACTAAACATCCTCCTGGAGCTCCAG GGCCTAGCCCCAGCTGAGGTCTCTGCAGTCTGTGAAAAAAGGAACTTCAACGTGGCCCATGGGCTGGCATGGTCATACTTTATTGGGTACCTGCGGCTGATCCTGCCAG ggctcccaGCCCGGATACAGGCATTGCACAAGAACATGCTACAGGGCATAGGGAGCCATCGGCTGCACATCCTCTTCCCATTGGACTGTGGGGTGCCTGATGACCTGAGTGTGGTCGACCCCAACATTCGCTTCCTATATGAGCTGCCCCAGCAAAGTGCTAACCGTGCTGGCATCAAGCGCCGGGTTTACACCAACAGCGTCTATGAACTTCTGGAAAAAGGGCAACCG GATGGCCGAGCTGGCTTTAGCCGGGAGGATCGGCTTGAGCAGGCCAAACTCTTCTGCCGGACACTTGAAGACATCCTGGCAGATGCCCCTGAGTTGCAGAACAACTGCCGCCTCATTGTCTACCAGG AACCTGCAGAGGGCAGCAGCTTCTCCCTGTCACAGGAGATTCTCCGGCACCTgcggcaggaggagagggaggttaCTATGGGCAGCATGGACACCTCGATCGTACCCACCACCTCTACACTGTCCCAAGAGCCCAATCTCTTCATCAGTGGCTTGGAACAGCCTCTCCCACTCCGCACAGATGTCTTCTGA
- the SMIM33 gene encoding small integral membrane protein 33 isoform X1: MVLKEKEAGHHPWSSPAVNSSAGQEPQKQLPEVLGGAWGPPLGDGLPLLTIIVAAFVLLAVCIVVAVHFGPRLHQGHATLPTEPQAPKPEDGIYLIHWRILGPQDNHEDAQQEPPASGSCLVPDGPRLSVDEVTYL, translated from the coding sequence GCTGGCCACCATCCCTGGTCTTCTCCAGCTGTGAACAGCTCAGCAGGGCAGGAGCCACAGAAGCAACTCCCAGAGGTGCTTGGTGGGGCCTGGGGACCACCTCTAGGGGACGGGCTGCCCCTGCTCACCATCATTGTTGCTGCCTTTGTCCTGCTGGCAGTCTGTATTGTGGTGGCTGTCCACTTTGGGCCAAGACTACATCAGGGCCATGCCACTCTCCCTACAGAGCCACAAGCCCCAAAGCCGGAGGACGGCATCTACCTCATCCACTGGCGAATACTGGGTCCCCAGGACAATCATGAAGATGCCCAGCAGGAacctcctgcctctggctcctgcCTTGTGCCAGATGGACCTAGGCTCAGCGTGGATGAAGTCACTTATCTGTAG
- the STING1 gene encoding stimulator of interferon genes protein isoform X3 — protein MLALLGLSQALNILLELQGLAPAEVSAVCEKRNFNVAHGLAWSYFIGYLRLILPGLPARIQALHKNMLQGIGSHRLHILFPLDCGVPDDLSVVDPNIRFLYELPQQSANRAGIKRRVYTNSVYELLEKGQPAGICVLEYATPLQTLFAMSQDGRAGFSREDRLEQAKLFCRTLEDILADAPELQNNCRLIVYQEPAEGSSFSLSQEILRHLRQEEREVTMGSMDTSIVPTTSTLSQEPNLFISGLEQPLPLRTDVF, from the exons ATGCTTGCCCTCCTCGGCCTCTCACAGGCACTAAACATCCTCCTGGAGCTCCAG GGCCTAGCCCCAGCTGAGGTCTCTGCAGTCTGTGAAAAAAGGAACTTCAACGTGGCCCATGGGCTGGCATGGTCATACTTTATTGGGTACCTGCGGCTGATCCTGCCAG ggctcccaGCCCGGATACAGGCATTGCACAAGAACATGCTACAGGGCATAGGGAGCCATCGGCTGCACATCCTCTTCCCATTGGACTGTGGGGTGCCTGATGACCTGAGTGTGGTCGACCCCAACATTCGCTTCCTATATGAGCTGCCCCAGCAAAGTGCTAACCGTGCTGGCATCAAGCGCCGGGTTTACACCAACAGCGTCTATGAACTTCTGGAAAAAGGGCAACCG GCAGGTATCTGTGTCCTGGAGTATGCCACCCCCTTGCAGACCCTTTTTGCCATGTCACAGGATGGCCGAGCTGGCTTTAGCCGGGAGGATCGGCTTGAGCAGGCCAAACTCTTCTGCCGGACACTTGAAGACATCCTGGCAGATGCCCCTGAGTTGCAGAACAACTGCCGCCTCATTGTCTACCAGG AACCTGCAGAGGGCAGCAGCTTCTCCCTGTCACAGGAGATTCTCCGGCACCTgcggcaggaggagagggaggttaCTATGGGCAGCATGGACACCTCGATCGTACCCACCACCTCTACACTGTCCCAAGAGCCCAATCTCTTCATCAGTGGCTTGGAACAGCCTCTCCCACTCCGCACAGATGTCTTCTGA